Part of the Triticum aestivum cultivar Chinese Spring chromosome 4D, IWGSC CS RefSeq v2.1, whole genome shotgun sequence genome is shown below.
CATACCACAGTAGGATGCCAGGCTTCTGTAGCAACTAAATACATGTATGCAATTATTTATGAAATATATACAACACTATTTTGTTTCCACTACATTCATGAGTATTCATCTGTCTTTTCTGACGGCTGCTTTGTTCTGATGGTATGATTCTTACCAGGGAAACAGATGATATAGTCGATCTGGACTGGGAAAACCTTGGCTTTGGCCTTGTTGATACCGACTTTATGTACATGGCCAAATGCGGGCCAGATGGAAACTTTTCCAACGGAGAAATCCTGCCTTTTGGACCCATAGCACTAAGCCCGTCTGCTGGAGTCTTAAATTATGGGCAGGTTAGTTTGCCGGAGGACTTGGAAGACATTATTTCATATATGCGGTGGCATAGGAACCTGTTGTCTGTAACTATGATAATCTCTGAAATATGTACTCTTTGATGGCCTAAAGGTATCAGACGTGCTTAAATAATTTTTGTTGTGGCATGTAGGGACTGTTTGAAGGCCTAAAAGCATATAGGAAAACTGATGGGTCTGTCCTACTATTCCGACCGGAGGAGAATGCCATAAGGATGAAAAATGGTTCAGACAGGATGTGCATGCCTGCACCGAGTGTTGAGCAATTTGTGGATGCAGTGAAGCAAACTGTTCTGGCAAATAAAAGATGGGTAAGTTATTTTTATGTCTTCTCATGCTCATTTCATTGCCCTCTATACATGCCTATGATCCCCTAACTTCTTCTTTAATGTACTACTGTAAATTTTAGGTGCCTCCTACCGGTAAAGGTTCCTTGTATATCAGGCCACTACTTATTGGAAGCGGGGCTATTCTTGGTCTTGCACCTGCTCCTGAGTACACCTTCCTTATTTATGTCTCCCCTGTTGGAAATTATTTCAAGGTTTGTACTGATTTTTTTAGTTCAACAGACATCGGCTCACAAGTACTGTTCTTATGTTCTTGATGATATAGATAGATGAATGGTAATTATGCCACAAGCATATTTGCATAAGTACAGGCTTATCCCCCGTGATCTATCTACTATCGAGAATAGTTGTCTTTTTTCCAAATTTATGCCAGCCTGGATGTTGATTAAGTCTGTTAACTTTATTCTACAGGAAGGTTTAGCTCCTATTAACTTGATTATTGAAGATAACTTTCACCGTGCGGCCCCTGGTGGAACTGGAGGCGTGAAAACCATTGGAAACTATGCCTCGGTAACTTTTTACATCGGCATTATTTTTCATTGTTTCGACCTCTGTCGGCACCCTTTTGTAGGAAAAAAGAACCTTTTGGGGCATCATTTGCTTTGGCATTTGCGTGATGCCTTCTCCCCAGTGCCCAAAATTTCTGTGGGCGAAATATGATGAAAATGTACATCTATAACATAATATAGACAGCTTTCAAAAGAAAAAGAGAATAATGGAAATTACATAATAGCTGCTCTTAGTGGTTGACTGGAAGTTTTTTCAGTACTAA
Proteins encoded:
- the LOC123099089 gene encoding branched-chain amino acid aminotransferase 2, chloroplastic isoform X1 gives rise to the protein MELGLASSRGPAGPSLAVAGRRPRSSLSPPLPCPLSLQIQTRGYSMPTLHHKAHTTVGCQASVATKYMETDDIVDLDWENLGFGLVDTDFMYMAKCGPDGNFSNGEILPFGPIALSPSAGVLNYGQGLFEGLKAYRKTDGSVLLFRPEENAIRMKNGSDRMCMPAPSVEQFVDAVKQTVLANKRWVPPTGKGSLYIRPLLIGSGAILGLAPAPEYTFLIYVSPVGNYFKEGLAPINLIIEDNFHRAAPGGTGGVKTIGNYASVLKAQRTAKEKGYSDVLYLDAVHNKYLEEVSSCNIFVVKGNAISTPAIEGTILPGITRKSIIEVAESKGYKVEERHVSVDELLDADEVFCTGTAVVVSPVGSITYKGKRVEYDGNQGVGVVSQQLYTSLTSLQMGHTEDRMGWTVQLN
- the LOC123099089 gene encoding branched-chain amino acid aminotransferase 2, chloroplastic isoform X2, whose protein sequence is MPTLHHKAHTTVGCQASVATKYMETDDIVDLDWENLGFGLVDTDFMYMAKCGPDGNFSNGEILPFGPIALSPSAGVLNYGQGLFEGLKAYRKTDGSVLLFRPEENAIRMKNGSDRMCMPAPSVEQFVDAVKQTVLANKRWVPPTGKGSLYIRPLLIGSGAILGLAPAPEYTFLIYVSPVGNYFKEGLAPINLIIEDNFHRAAPGGTGGVKTIGNYASVLKAQRTAKEKGYSDVLYLDAVHNKYLEEVSSCNIFVVKGNAISTPAIEGTILPGITRKSIIEVAESKGYKVEERHVSVDELLDADEVFCTGTAVVVSPVGSITYKGKRVEYDGNQGVGVVSQQLYTSLTSLQMGHTEDRMGWTVQLN